A window of the Caldisalinibacter kiritimatiensis genome harbors these coding sequences:
- the uvrA gene encoding excinuclease ABC subunit UvrA: MQKNKKIIVKGAKEHNLKNINIEIPRDKFIVFTGLSGSGKSSLAFDTIYAEGQRRYVESLSAYARQFLGQMEKPDVEYIEGLSPAISIDQKTTSKNPRSTVGTVTEIYDYLRLLFARIGIPHCPKCGREITSQTVDQMVDQILELEERTKLQLLAPIIRGRKGTHQKTLETIRKEGFVRVRVDGEIFDINDDINLDKNKKHNIEVVVDRIIVKEGIENRLADSIETALNLSDGLVIVDIIGKEELLFSSKLSCPECGIGMEELAPRMFSFNSPFGMCPTCNGLGNHKKIDPELIIPNPNLSINQGAIAPFSNTSEDTYYYRMFKSIAQDNGFDLDTPIKDAPKKFLDELLYGTGNRNIAFTYESRFGGSRTYKAPFEGIINNLERRYKETNSDYMREKIENYMSVIPCPNCNGGRLKRESLSVTVGGINIKEVTDMSIKDALKFFNNLELTERQEFIAQQILKEIRERLKFLVDVGLEYLTLSRSAGTLSGGESQRIRLATQIGSSLVGVLYVLDEPSIGLHQRDNDRLLKTLRNLTDLGNTLIVVEHDEDTMYHADHIVDIGPGAGIHGGQIIAQGTVEDIKKCDESMTGQYLSGKKKIEVPKQRRKPNGKSVKVLGASENNLRNIDVEFPLGVMTCVTGVSGSGKSTLVNEILYKRLSQELHRGKQKPGKHKGIEGLENIDKVIDIDQSPIGRTPRSNPATYTGVFDHIRELFAKTPEAKARGYKKGRFSFNVKGGRCEACRGDGIIKIEMHFLPDVYVPCEVCKGKRYNRETLEVKYKGKTISDVLDMTVEEALEFFDKIPKIKRKLKTMYDVGLGYIKLGQPSTQLSGGEAQRIKLATELSKRSTGKTFYILDEPTTGLHIADVHKLIKVLNKLVDAGNTVVVIEHNLDVIKTADHIIDLGPEGGDGGGTVVARGTPEEICKVPESYTGQFLEKMLK, from the coding sequence ATGCAAAAGAATAAAAAAATTATTGTTAAAGGTGCAAAGGAGCATAATTTAAAAAATATTAATATCGAAATACCAAGAGATAAGTTTATAGTATTTACAGGATTAAGTGGCTCAGGTAAATCATCATTAGCCTTTGATACTATATATGCTGAAGGACAGAGAAGATATGTAGAGAGTCTTTCAGCTTATGCTAGACAGTTTTTAGGGCAAATGGAGAAACCAGATGTTGAGTATATTGAGGGGTTATCCCCTGCTATATCAATAGACCAGAAGACTACGAGTAAAAATCCGAGGTCAACAGTAGGAACAGTAACTGAAATATATGATTACTTAAGATTATTATTTGCAAGGATAGGTATCCCTCATTGTCCTAAATGTGGTAGAGAGATTACATCACAAACTGTTGACCAAATGGTGGACCAAATTTTAGAGTTAGAAGAAAGAACAAAACTACAGTTACTAGCCCCTATTATAAGGGGACGGAAAGGAACTCATCAAAAAACCTTAGAAACTATAAGAAAAGAAGGTTTTGTACGAGTTAGAGTTGATGGTGAAATATTCGATATTAACGACGACATAAACTTAGATAAAAATAAAAAACATAATATAGAAGTAGTAGTGGACAGAATAATAGTAAAAGAAGGAATAGAAAATAGATTAGCAGATTCAATTGAAACAGCATTAAACTTATCAGATGGATTAGTTATAGTTGACATTATAGGAAAAGAGGAGCTATTGTTTAGCTCGAAGCTTTCATGTCCTGAATGCGGTATAGGTATGGAAGAATTAGCTCCTAGAATGTTTTCGTTTAATAGTCCTTTTGGAATGTGCCCAACATGTAATGGTCTAGGTAATCATAAAAAGATAGACCCTGAATTAATAATACCTAACCCTAATCTTTCAATTAATCAAGGAGCAATAGCCCCCTTTAGTAACACTTCAGAAGATACCTATTATTATAGAATGTTTAAATCTATTGCACAAGACAATGGATTTGATTTAGATACACCAATAAAAGATGCTCCTAAGAAGTTTTTAGATGAATTATTATATGGAACAGGCAATAGAAATATTGCTTTCACATACGAAAGTAGATTCGGTGGTAGTAGAACCTATAAAGCTCCATTTGAAGGTATAATAAATAATTTAGAAAGAAGATATAAAGAAACTAATTCTGATTACATGAGGGAAAAGATAGAAAATTATATGAGTGTTATACCATGTCCAAATTGTAACGGTGGTAGGTTAAAACGGGAAAGTTTATCTGTTACTGTAGGAGGAATAAATATAAAAGAAGTAACAGATATGTCTATTAAGGATGCTTTAAAATTCTTTAATAACTTAGAATTAACAGAAAGACAAGAGTTTATAGCACAGCAAATATTAAAAGAAATTAGAGAAAGATTAAAGTTCTTAGTAGATGTTGGATTAGAGTATTTAACCTTATCACGTAGTGCTGGAACATTATCGGGAGGAGAGTCACAGAGAATTAGGTTGGCTACACAAATAGGTTCTAGTTTAGTAGGTGTATTATATGTTCTCGATGAACCAAGTATAGGATTACATCAAAGAGATAATGATAGATTATTAAAAACCCTTAGAAATTTAACTGACCTAGGAAATACCCTTATAGTTGTAGAGCACGATGAAGATACAATGTATCATGCAGACCATATAGTTGACATTGGACCTGGTGCAGGAATTCATGGAGGTCAAATAATTGCCCAGGGTACAGTTGAAGATATTAAAAAATGTGATGAATCTATGACTGGACAATATTTAAGTGGCAAGAAAAAAATAGAGGTACCAAAGCAGAGAAGAAAGCCAAATGGCAAGAGTGTAAAAGTATTAGGTGCTAGTGAAAATAATCTTCGAAATATAGATGTTGAATTCCCGTTAGGAGTTATGACTTGCGTAACTGGTGTATCCGGTTCAGGTAAGAGTACTTTAGTAAATGAAATACTTTATAAAAGATTATCTCAAGAATTGCATAGAGGAAAACAAAAACCAGGTAAACATAAAGGGATTGAAGGATTAGAAAATATCGATAAGGTTATAGATATAGACCAATCCCCTATAGGTAGAACACCAAGGTCTAATCCAGCGACATATACAGGGGTATTTGACCATATAAGAGAGCTATTTGCAAAGACTCCAGAGGCAAAAGCAAGAGGATATAAAAAGGGAAGATTTAGCTTTAATGTAAAAGGTGGAAGATGTGAAGCGTGTAGAGGTGACGGTATTATAAAAATTGAGATGCACTTCTTACCAGATGTATACGTTCCTTGTGAAGTTTGTAAAGGAAAAAGATATAATAGAGAAACACTAGAAGTGAAATATAAAGGGAAAACTATATCAGATGTATTAGATATGACAGTAGAAGAGGCATTAGAATTTTTCGATAAAATACCTAAAATAAAGAGAAAATTAAAAACTATGTATGATGTTGGACTTGGCTATATTAAACTAGGCCAACCTTCAACTCAGCTTTCTGGAGGAGAAGCACAGCGTATAAAACTTGCTACTGAGTTAAGTAAACGAAGTACAGGAAAAACATTTTATATTTTAGATGAACCAACTACTGGACTTCATATAGCGGACGTTCATAAGTTAATAAAGGTATTGAATAAATTAGTAGATGCAGGTAATACTGTAGTAGTTATAGAGCACAATTTAGATGTAATCAAAACAGCAGATCACATAATAGATCTTGGTCCAGAAGGTGGAGATGGTGGTGGAACAGTTGTAGCTAGAGGAACTCCTGAAGAAATTTGTAAAGTTCCAGAGTCATATACAGGTCAATTTCTTGAAAAAATGCTTAAGTAA